A region of Paraburkholderia sp. BL23I1N1 DNA encodes the following proteins:
- a CDS encoding LysR family transcriptional regulator: protein MKIDTLGVQAFVAIADRGSFQAAADSLHVTQTAITQRLRKLETFLGVTLIERTTRSMALTEIGRTFLPQARRLLGELADALVEIRETGVARRGDVSIACVPTVGVQYLPRILQAYAGRYPHNRIKILDHASSAVEEAVLRREVEFGINIAGEHHPDLASVPLTEDRYVLICHEDHPLAKRRRIAWPQLQPYPLIFAGEVSGNRALLDVALEKSELALRSFYEVQRSSTAVGLVAQGVGAAVVPALAIQKGAYPTVRTVELTHPVVSRTLVLVARKTAQLSPAAQALYDMILGQATLKA from the coding sequence ATGAAAATCGACACGCTCGGCGTGCAGGCATTCGTCGCGATTGCGGATCGCGGCAGCTTTCAAGCCGCCGCCGATTCGCTCCACGTCACGCAAACGGCCATTACGCAACGCCTGCGGAAGCTCGAAACGTTTCTCGGCGTCACGCTGATCGAGCGGACCACCCGGTCCATGGCGCTGACGGAAATAGGGCGCACTTTTCTGCCGCAGGCGCGGCGTTTGTTGGGCGAGCTTGCCGATGCGCTGGTGGAAATTCGCGAGACCGGCGTGGCGCGTCGCGGCGACGTGTCGATCGCCTGTGTGCCCACCGTCGGCGTGCAGTATCTGCCGCGCATTTTGCAGGCGTATGCCGGGCGCTATCCGCATAACCGCATCAAGATTCTCGATCACGCCTCGTCCGCGGTGGAGGAGGCCGTGCTGCGCCGGGAGGTGGAGTTCGGCATCAATATCGCCGGCGAGCATCATCCGGATCTTGCCAGCGTGCCGTTGACGGAAGACCGCTACGTGCTGATTTGCCATGAAGATCATCCGCTGGCAAAACGGCGGCGCATCGCCTGGCCGCAATTGCAACCGTATCCGCTGATTTTTGCCGGCGAGGTCAGCGGCAATCGCGCCTTGCTCGATGTCGCGCTGGAAAAGAGCGAACTGGCGCTGCGCTCGTTTTATGAAGTGCAACGCAGTTCGACTGCGGTTGGCCTGGTCGCTCAGGGCGTGGGCGCCGCCGTCGTGCCGGCGCTAGCGATTCAGAAGGGCGCGTATCCGACAGTTCGCACAGTCGAACTCACGCATCCGGTGGTGTCGCGTACGCTGGTTCTCGTGGCGCGCAAGACTGCCCAGTTGTCGCCGGCGGCGCAGGCGCTGTACGACATGATTCTCGGGCAGGCGACGCTCAAAGCGTGA
- a CDS encoding primary-amine oxidase, translating into MNTNATKAPHAPVHPLDPLSSDEMQLACDLVKAAEKLDAHVRFPMVELREPPKAEVVAFKTGDYFSRVAFVLAIDRTNEMTVEYNVDLREKRVASRNVLPFDQAPYGQPPIMIEDFMNAEQIVKNDHAWRVAVMKRGITEKDLERVQVDPFSAGCFDRENENGRRLVRCVSYYRESVTDNGYAHPIEGVVAVVDLLEKKVIELVDDGRIIPIPRAKHNYNTPSLGEPRSTLKPLSISQPEGPSFKIDGWHVSWQNWNFRVGFTPREGLVLHQLLWDDGKNTRPIIYRASVTEMCVPYSDPSTNHYWKSAFDAGEYGLGKLANQLELGCDCLGTIRYFDIPSADDFGNAFLMKNAVCMHEEDYGTLWKHYEFRTGVFEMRRSRRLVISFFATVGNYDYGFYWYLYQDGTIQLECKLTGIVQTSAVADGDTYPWGGMITENLGGPTHQHFFNARMHMMVDGERNTVTEHEFVPRPMGETNPYGNVFDTTKRVFRTESEAARMANGATGRYWKVTNPNVKNAVGANPGYKLIVNDSPLMLADERSKVRQRGGFATRHVWVTPFDPSERYASGDYPNQHAGGDGLPRYIEANRNIENEDIVLWHSFGHTHVCKPEDFPVMPVEYAGFMLKPNNFFSANPTMDLPSERDQNSVEDGQSTDHGCCKR; encoded by the coding sequence ATGAACACGAATGCCACGAAAGCCCCTCACGCCCCTGTTCATCCGCTCGATCCGCTGAGTTCGGACGAAATGCAGCTTGCCTGCGATCTCGTGAAGGCCGCCGAAAAACTCGACGCGCATGTCCGTTTTCCGATGGTCGAATTGCGTGAGCCGCCGAAGGCTGAAGTGGTCGCATTCAAGACCGGCGACTATTTTTCACGTGTGGCGTTCGTCCTGGCCATCGACCGCACGAATGAGATGACCGTTGAATACAACGTGGACCTGAGAGAGAAAAGAGTCGCCTCGCGCAACGTGTTGCCGTTCGATCAGGCGCCTTACGGTCAGCCGCCGATCATGATCGAAGACTTCATGAACGCCGAGCAGATCGTCAAGAACGACCACGCATGGCGCGTTGCGGTCATGAAGCGTGGCATCACGGAGAAGGATCTGGAGCGAGTCCAGGTCGATCCGTTTTCCGCCGGCTGTTTCGACCGCGAAAACGAGAATGGCCGGCGCCTCGTGCGTTGCGTGAGTTACTACCGCGAGAGCGTGACCGACAACGGCTACGCGCATCCGATCGAGGGCGTGGTGGCGGTGGTCGATCTTCTCGAGAAGAAAGTGATCGAACTCGTGGACGACGGCCGCATCATTCCGATTCCGCGCGCGAAGCACAACTACAATACGCCGAGTCTTGGCGAACCGCGCAGCACGCTCAAACCGCTGTCGATCAGCCAACCCGAGGGCCCGAGCTTCAAGATCGACGGCTGGCATGTGAGCTGGCAGAACTGGAACTTCCGGGTCGGCTTCACGCCGCGTGAGGGGTTGGTGCTGCATCAACTGTTATGGGACGACGGCAAGAATACGCGGCCGATCATCTACCGCGCGAGCGTGACGGAGATGTGCGTGCCCTACTCCGACCCGAGCACGAACCACTACTGGAAAAGCGCATTCGATGCCGGTGAGTACGGCCTTGGCAAACTGGCGAATCAACTTGAACTCGGTTGCGATTGCCTCGGCACGATCCGCTATTTCGACATTCCGTCCGCCGACGATTTCGGCAATGCGTTCCTGATGAAGAACGCCGTATGCATGCACGAAGAGGATTACGGCACGCTGTGGAAGCACTATGAGTTTCGCACTGGCGTTTTCGAAATGCGCCGCTCGCGACGCCTTGTGATCTCCTTCTTCGCGACAGTCGGCAACTACGACTACGGTTTCTACTGGTACCTGTATCAGGACGGCACGATTCAACTCGAATGCAAGCTGACCGGCATCGTCCAAACCTCGGCGGTGGCCGACGGCGACACGTATCCGTGGGGCGGCATGATCACGGAGAACCTGGGCGGTCCGACCCACCAGCACTTCTTCAATGCGCGGATGCACATGATGGTGGACGGCGAGCGCAACACTGTGACCGAACATGAATTCGTGCCGCGCCCGATGGGCGAAACGAATCCGTATGGCAACGTCTTCGACACCACGAAGCGCGTGTTCAGGACCGAGAGCGAAGCCGCGCGCATGGCGAACGGCGCCACGGGACGTTACTGGAAGGTAACCAACCCGAACGTGAAAAACGCCGTGGGTGCGAATCCTGGCTACAAGCTGATCGTGAACGACTCCCCGCTGATGCTGGCCGACGAGCGCTCGAAGGTCCGGCAGCGCGGCGGCTTTGCTACGCGACACGTGTGGGTCACGCCATTCGATCCGTCCGAGCGCTACGCGAGCGGCGACTATCCGAACCAGCACGCGGGTGGTGACGGCTTGCCGCGTTACATCGAGGCGAACCGCAACATTGAGAATGAAGACATTGTCTTGTGGCATAGCTTCGGTCACACGCACGTGTGCAAGCCCGAGGATTTTCCGGTGATGCCGGTGGAATACGCCGGCTTCATGCTCAAACCGAACAACTTCTTCTCTGCCAATCCGACGATGGACTTACCGTCCGAGCGCGACCAGAACAGCGTTGAAGACGGCCAGTCTACGGATCATGGTTGCTGCAAGCGCTGA
- a CDS encoding AraC family transcriptional regulator, with the protein MKKVTLNGSFPMIRAAVMGPVVRALDASGADCDALLEAFGMNRKLLSNPYEILPLTRYVAAFERAAEVLGEPLLGLRLGSELQLTELGPAGLVFLSSPTLNAAMRKFSLALASWQNTTTCEVLRDGEWPVWTYQIANPQIWPRRQDAEYSLSTMCHMIRAVRGAAWNPVEVHFEHAAPADLKPYARNFRVPVRFQQPFNGVILRPLDLDAPLKSADSQMARMMERHATDLIARDAMPHSIVEQVRDLVTRRLAHEKLIVADIAKDLGLSHRSLQRHLAEAGTSVRQIVREERQRSVEGLLERDGLTNAAIARAVGYADATVLWRATRNWKKQ; encoded by the coding sequence ATGAAAAAAGTCACGCTCAACGGCAGTTTCCCGATGATCCGCGCTGCGGTCATGGGACCGGTTGTGCGCGCACTCGATGCATCGGGCGCCGATTGCGACGCGCTGCTCGAAGCGTTCGGCATGAACCGCAAGCTCCTGTCGAATCCGTACGAAATCCTGCCGCTCACGCGCTACGTGGCGGCATTCGAGCGCGCAGCCGAAGTACTCGGCGAACCGTTGCTCGGCTTGCGTCTCGGCAGCGAATTGCAATTGACGGAACTCGGGCCGGCGGGGCTCGTGTTTCTATCGTCACCCACCTTGAACGCGGCGATGCGCAAGTTCTCGCTCGCGCTCGCGTCGTGGCAGAACACCACGACCTGCGAGGTGCTGCGCGACGGCGAATGGCCGGTATGGACGTATCAGATCGCCAATCCACAGATCTGGCCGCGCCGGCAGGACGCGGAATACAGCCTGTCGACGATGTGCCATATGATCCGGGCCGTGCGCGGCGCGGCGTGGAATCCGGTTGAAGTGCATTTCGAACACGCCGCGCCTGCCGATCTCAAGCCGTATGCACGTAATTTCCGTGTGCCGGTGCGCTTTCAGCAGCCTTTCAATGGCGTGATTCTGCGTCCGCTGGATCTCGATGCGCCGCTCAAGAGCGCCGACTCGCAAATGGCGCGCATGATGGAGCGCCACGCCACCGATCTGATTGCGCGCGATGCGATGCCCCACAGCATCGTCGAGCAGGTGCGCGATCTGGTGACGAGGAGGCTTGCGCACGAAAAACTGATCGTCGCCGACATCGCGAAGGATCTCGGGCTCTCGCATCGCTCGCTGCAACGGCATCTGGCCGAGGCGGGGACTTCCGTGCGGCAGATCGTGCGCGAAGAGCGGCAGCGTAGCGTGGAAGGACTGCTGGAACGTGACGGGCTCACCAATGCGGCGATCGCTCGCGCCGTAGGTTATGCCGACGCAACGGTGCTGTGGCGCGCCACGCGCAACTGGAAAAAACAATAA
- a CDS encoding GntR family transcriptional regulator, producing the protein MKTLRHHTLQDQTYETLRQWLTIGRFVPGERIKIRHVAAELGVGEMPVRSALQRLAAESALVNVPNCGVTVPRLSKAQFDDVLRVRMILEGQAAELGTPNLSAHDLDTLEKLNEEMARSLLSADAKGFLDANEAFHLILYRAAGSPLLLELIETVWLQVGPISNLLFGDTHFAGTLNDAHDELLNAAKAGDPAGVRRAIEHDLSHAASCLRAQCL; encoded by the coding sequence ATGAAAACTTTGCGCCATCACACGCTGCAGGACCAGACTTACGAAACGCTGCGGCAATGGCTGACGATCGGGCGCTTCGTGCCGGGCGAGCGCATCAAGATCCGGCACGTCGCCGCCGAACTCGGCGTGGGCGAGATGCCGGTGCGCTCCGCCTTGCAGCGTCTCGCGGCGGAATCCGCACTGGTGAACGTGCCCAATTGCGGCGTGACGGTACCGCGTCTGTCGAAAGCACAATTCGACGATGTGCTGCGTGTGCGCATGATTCTCGAGGGCCAGGCCGCCGAACTGGGCACGCCGAATCTCAGCGCGCACGATCTGGACACGCTGGAAAAACTGAACGAGGAGATGGCGCGGTCCCTGCTGAGCGCCGACGCCAAGGGCTTTCTCGACGCCAACGAAGCGTTCCATCTGATTCTGTACCGCGCGGCAGGCTCGCCGCTTCTGCTCGAGTTGATCGAAACAGTGTGGCTTCAGGTCGGGCCAATTTCGAATCTGTTGTTTGGCGATACGCACTTTGCCGGCACGCTCAACGACGCGCACGACGAATTGCTGAACGCCGCAAAAGCGGGTGACCCGGCCGGTGTGCGGCGCGCGATCGAACACGATCTGAGCCATGCGGCAAGCTGTTTGCGGGCGCAGTGTTTGTAG
- the tam gene encoding trans-aconitate 2-methyltransferase, translated as MTSTTNWHAKQYVLFENERTRPVRDLLAAVPATDVRVAVDIGCGPGNSTEALAARLPGAAVSGLDSSADMIAAARKRLPQFQFEVSDIATWEAPGPYDLILANAVLQWVPNHEQVFASLVKKLAPGGSLAVQMPDNLDEPAHRLLREIAADGPWANKLKGVERTMRYGADWYYSLLKPQCVRVDVWRTVYHHPLAGGADSVVEWFKGSALRPFLAELDDSEEGVFLERYRDAIARAYPALSDGTVLLPFPRLFIVATR; from the coding sequence ATGACTTCAACGACGAATTGGCATGCGAAGCAGTACGTGTTATTTGAAAACGAACGCACGCGCCCCGTTAGGGATCTGCTGGCGGCGGTCCCGGCAACGGATGTGCGCGTGGCGGTCGACATCGGCTGCGGCCCCGGCAACTCGACTGAAGCACTGGCGGCCCGCCTGCCCGGCGCGGCGGTCAGCGGTCTGGACAGTTCCGCCGACATGATCGCGGCGGCCAGAAAGCGCCTGCCGCAATTCCAGTTCGAAGTAAGCGACATTGCGACATGGGAGGCGCCGGGCCCCTACGACCTGATCCTCGCCAACGCCGTGCTGCAGTGGGTGCCGAATCACGAGCAGGTGTTTGCGTCGCTGGTGAAGAAACTCGCGCCGGGCGGCAGCCTTGCCGTGCAAATGCCGGACAATCTCGACGAGCCCGCGCACCGTCTGCTGCGCGAAATCGCGGCGGACGGCCCCTGGGCCAACAAGCTGAAAGGTGTGGAACGCACCATGCGCTACGGCGCCGACTGGTACTACTCGCTGCTCAAGCCGCAGTGCGTGCGGGTCGACGTGTGGCGCACCGTCTACCACCACCCGCTGGCCGGCGGCGCGGATTCGGTGGTCGAATGGTTCAAAGGCAGCGCGCTGAGGCCGTTCCTGGCCGAGCTCGACGACAGCGAGGAAGGCGTCTTTCTGGAGCGCTACCGGGATGCGATCGCGCGGGCGTATCCGGCCCTGTCCGACGGCACCGTGCTGTTGCCGTTCCCGCGGCTGTTTATCGTCGCCACGCGCTAG
- a CDS encoding aspartate aminotransferase family protein: METSLEKPDLTTRNGINWERAQALVERERRAFAEAMPKSRALSERAARHLLFGVPLHWMNDWSTPFSLYVDQARGASFTDVDGHRYADFCLGDTGAMFGHSPAPVARALAAQAERGLTTMLPGEDAAWVGEELARRFGLPYWQFAMTASDANRFALRWARAATGRRQIVIFNGCYHGTVDDVFVDLVDGKPQQRDSLIGQVHDLLESTRVIEFNDLSALENALKDGDVACVLAEPAMTNIGMVLPEPDYWRQAQALMRRYGTLLAIDETHTISCGPGGYSKAYGLELDLFILGKPVGGGFPCAVYGFSAELAARAQHAKRSAPPGHSGIGTTLTANMLAMSAIRATLAEVMTDAAYEHMFALAERIEAGLRSAIERHGLAWCVTRVGARTEFQFTPTPPRNGAEAGNQLDPELEHVVHLYLLNRGVLITPFHNMILVCPETSVAAVDKLVSTFDACLAELT; this comes from the coding sequence ATGGAAACCTCATTGGAGAAGCCGGATTTGACTACCCGCAACGGCATCAACTGGGAGCGTGCGCAAGCGCTCGTCGAACGCGAACGCCGCGCGTTTGCCGAAGCCATGCCGAAATCACGCGCGCTATCCGAACGCGCCGCGCGCCACCTGTTATTCGGCGTGCCGCTGCACTGGATGAACGACTGGTCGACACCCTTCTCGCTCTACGTCGATCAAGCCCGCGGCGCCAGTTTTACCGACGTGGACGGCCATCGCTACGCCGACTTCTGCCTCGGCGACACAGGTGCGATGTTCGGCCACTCGCCGGCCCCGGTGGCCCGCGCGCTGGCGGCCCAGGCCGAGCGCGGCTTGACGACCATGCTGCCGGGCGAAGACGCCGCGTGGGTCGGCGAAGAACTTGCGCGACGTTTCGGGCTGCCCTACTGGCAGTTCGCAATGACGGCAAGCGACGCTAACCGCTTTGCATTGCGCTGGGCACGCGCCGCGACCGGACGCCGGCAAATCGTGATCTTCAACGGCTGCTATCACGGCACCGTCGACGACGTATTCGTCGATCTCGTCGACGGCAAACCGCAACAGCGCGACAGCCTGATCGGCCAGGTGCACGACCTGCTCGAAAGCACCCGCGTGATCGAATTCAACGACCTGTCCGCATTGGAAAATGCGCTGAAAGACGGCGACGTCGCCTGTGTGCTGGCCGAACCCGCCATGACCAACATCGGCATGGTGCTGCCCGAACCGGACTACTGGCGGCAAGCGCAAGCGCTGATGCGCCGCTACGGCACCCTGCTGGCGATTGACGAAACCCACACCATCAGTTGCGGGCCGGGCGGTTACTCGAAAGCGTACGGCCTCGAACTCGATCTGTTCATCCTCGGCAAACCGGTGGGCGGCGGCTTTCCGTGCGCGGTGTACGGTTTCAGCGCCGAGCTGGCGGCCCGCGCGCAGCACGCCAAGCGCAGCGCACCGCCCGGCCATTCCGGCATCGGCACCACGCTGACGGCGAACATGCTGGCCATGAGTGCGATCCGCGCGACGCTCGCCGAAGTGATGACCGATGCCGCCTACGAGCACATGTTCGCGCTCGCCGAGCGGATCGAGGCCGGCCTGAGAAGTGCGATCGAGCGTCATGGACTTGCGTGGTGCGTGACGCGTGTCGGCGCCCGCACCGAATTCCAGTTCACGCCGACACCGCCGCGCAATGGCGCCGAAGCCGGCAATCAACTTGATCCGGAACTGGAGCATGTCGTGCACCTGTACCTGCTCAATCGCGGCGTGCTGATTACGCCGTTTCATAACATGATTCTGGTGTGCCCGGAAACGTCGGTGGCCGCCGTCGACAAACTGGTTTCCACGTTCGACGCCTGCCTTGCCGAACTAACCTGA
- a CDS encoding porin — translation MADKFVRRSALALAAFGLAMGAHAQSSVTLYGTVDAGVVYTTNQQTTLANGSTNGHANYQLAGGNLVPSRWGLTGAEDIGGGTTVNLTLENSFLIGNGAMLQSNTLFNRNAWVGLNNGTYGALTFGRQYDPFSDYMGAYASSNNWATLYGSHLGDVDNLNEAFNFNNSIKYISPSFGGLTVGGLFSLGGVAGNFSQNKGWALAANYAQGSLSLSAGYLELNQPLQAALGGTAGYIGDFSCANADASYCLLQQASKVRIFGAGGSYAFGKAGVALSYTHTRLSQSQYFASAARPAGADISFDIAELNTTYMLAPDLQLGLAYIFNDAKPSGSASTRVHQVNLGAVYSLSKRTAVYAVAIGQKSSGAGLGVNPVTGQTENLAQIPNIVNADTDKQLSVIVGIRHNF, via the coding sequence ATGGCAGACAAATTCGTCAGGCGCTCGGCGCTCGCGCTGGCCGCGTTCGGCCTCGCGATGGGCGCGCATGCGCAATCTTCGGTGACGCTCTATGGCACGGTCGACGCCGGCGTCGTCTACACGACCAACCAGCAAACGACGCTCGCCAACGGCAGCACCAACGGCCACGCGAATTATCAACTGGCGGGCGGCAACCTGGTGCCGTCGCGTTGGGGCTTGACGGGCGCTGAGGATATCGGCGGCGGCACCACGGTGAACCTCACGTTGGAGAACAGCTTTCTGATCGGCAACGGTGCGATGTTGCAATCGAATACGCTCTTCAACCGCAACGCCTGGGTCGGTTTGAACAACGGCACGTACGGCGCGCTGACATTCGGCCGTCAATACGATCCGTTCTCCGACTACATGGGCGCGTATGCGTCAAGCAATAACTGGGCGACGTTGTACGGCTCGCATCTCGGCGACGTCGACAACCTCAACGAAGCCTTTAACTTCAACAACTCGATCAAGTACATCAGCCCGAGCTTCGGCGGGTTGACGGTCGGCGGATTGTTCAGCCTGGGTGGCGTGGCGGGGAATTTTTCGCAGAACAAGGGCTGGGCGCTAGCGGCGAATTACGCACAGGGTTCGTTGTCGTTGAGCGCGGGGTATCTTGAGTTGAACCAGCCGTTGCAGGCGGCCTTAGGCGGGACGGCCGGGTATATCGGCGATTTCAGTTGCGCGAATGCCGACGCGTCGTATTGTCTGCTGCAGCAGGCAAGCAAGGTGAGGATTTTCGGAGCAGGGGGCTCGTATGCATTCGGCAAGGCGGGCGTGGCGTTGAGCTATACGCATACGCGTCTGTCGCAGAGCCAGTATTTCGCGAGTGCGGCGAGACCTGCGGGAGCGGATATCTCTTTCGATATTGCCGAGTTGAATACGACCTACATGCTCGCGCCGGATCTGCAACTCGGTCTGGCGTATATCTTCAACGACGCCAAACCGAGCGGCAGTGCTTCGACGCGCGTGCATCAGGTCAACCTGGGGGCGGTGTACAGCTTGTCGAAGCGGACGGCGGTCTATGCGGTGGCGATTGGGCAAAAATCGTCCGGCGCGGGGCTCGGGGTTAATCCGGTGACGGGGCAGACGGAGAATCTGGCGCAGATTCCGAATATTGTCAATGCCGACACGGATAAACAACTCTCCGTGATCGTCGGCATCCGGCACAATTTTTAG
- a CDS encoding glutamine synthetase family protein — protein sequence MRADLREFLEQHRIHEVECVIPDMTGVARGKIVPKNLFLSEGKMHMSNALLMITVNGEFADFERFVGPSDPDMLCIPDPNTVRLVPWAIEQVAVVIHDCVGLDGKPIGISPRAVLRRVLKLYEEKGWRPVVAPEMEFYLIAQNENPHEPLRPPLGRAGRHEAGRQSFSIDAVNEFDPFFQDLSRFCETTHLGVETLVHEVGAGQMEINFSHGDALDLADRVFLFKRAVRETAYRHGIFATFMAKPMEHEPGSAMHIHQSIVDSQTSENIFSLPDGSASPLFFNYIGGLQKYMPQAMPMFAPYVNSYRRLSRFTAAPINVRWGYDNRTCGIRVPNSGPDGRRLENRVPGVDVNPYLAMAATLACGYLGMVEQQEASAPMIESAYDLEYELPRGLEDALKALLKCTGLADVLGDNFVQAYCAVKEKEFETFSQGITAWEREHLQLLV from the coding sequence CTGCGTGCGGATCTGCGTGAATTCCTGGAACAGCACCGCATTCATGAAGTGGAATGCGTGATCCCGGACATGACGGGCGTCGCGCGCGGCAAGATCGTGCCGAAGAACCTGTTTCTCTCGGAAGGCAAGATGCACATGTCGAACGCGCTGTTGATGATCACCGTCAACGGCGAGTTCGCGGATTTCGAGCGCTTTGTCGGGCCGAGCGATCCCGACATGCTCTGCATTCCGGATCCGAATACGGTGCGGCTCGTGCCGTGGGCCATCGAGCAGGTCGCGGTGGTGATCCACGATTGCGTCGGACTCGACGGCAAGCCGATCGGCATTTCGCCGCGCGCGGTCTTGCGGCGCGTGCTGAAACTCTATGAGGAAAAAGGCTGGCGTCCCGTGGTCGCGCCGGAGATGGAGTTTTACCTGATCGCCCAGAACGAGAATCCGCATGAACCGCTGCGTCCGCCGCTCGGCCGCGCGGGGCGTCACGAAGCCGGCCGTCAGTCGTTTTCGATCGACGCCGTCAACGAATTCGATCCGTTTTTTCAGGACCTTTCGCGCTTCTGCGAGACCACGCATCTCGGTGTCGAAACGCTCGTGCACGAAGTCGGCGCGGGGCAAATGGAAATCAACTTTTCTCATGGCGACGCGCTCGATCTCGCCGACCGCGTGTTCCTGTTCAAGCGCGCGGTGCGCGAAACCGCGTACCGTCATGGCATTTTCGCGACGTTCATGGCCAAGCCGATGGAGCATGAACCCGGCAGCGCGATGCACATTCATCAGAGCATCGTCGATAGTCAAACCAGCGAGAACATCTTTTCGCTGCCTGACGGATCGGCCAGCCCGCTGTTTTTCAACTATATCGGCGGCTTGCAGAAGTACATGCCGCAAGCCATGCCGATGTTCGCGCCCTACGTGAATTCCTATCGGCGCCTGTCGCGCTTTACCGCGGCGCCGATCAACGTGCGCTGGGGCTACGACAACCGCACCTGCGGCATCCGCGTGCCGAACTCCGGGCCGGACGGCCGGCGGCTCGAAAACCGCGTGCCGGGCGTCGACGTCAATCCGTATCTCGCGATGGCGGCCACCCTCGCCTGCGGCTATCTCGGCATGGTGGAGCAGCAGGAAGCATCGGCGCCGATGATCGAAAGCGCGTACGACCTCGAATACGAATTGCCGCGCGGTCTCGAAGACGCGCTCAAGGCGCTCCTGAAGTGCACCGGACTCGCGGACGTGCTCGGCGACAACTTCGTGCAGGCGTATTGCGCGGTGAAGGAAAAGGAATTCGAGACCTTCTCGCAAGGCATTACCGCGTGGGAACGTGAGCATCTGCAACTGCTCGTGTGA
- a CDS encoding APC family permease → MNEPYSPTRLLDAENPVELKGNTLGLWQIVFLVISAAAPLTGMLGAVPPAISLGNGAGIPGAFVIAGIVLLIFSVGFASMSRHVVRAGAFYAYITAGLGRPIGMAGALVALMSYTFIQIALYGLFGFFCTVILSPLLHTAMPWYGYSLICVAVVQFTGIRGIDLNSRLLGVLMCLELGILLLLAIAIVVHGGGPNGLTLAPLTPEHVFSGHLGIAVMFAFASFIGFEATAIYGKECRDPKVTVPRATYVSVMLILVFFAFVTWTIVCAYGLNDVVAVATKQPGDFWFIQSGKYLGGAVTTVMSFLLLSSIFASLLSFHNTLVRYIHALSMEGILPQVLNRVHEKYRSPYVASYLQTLSVCVLLGLFIAAGSDAFNIVFSWSSALGTIGIVMLQAVTSFSVIAFFRKTRKDTRVWHSFVAPLMGGIGLLYIGVILVRNLDALSGSDSPIVKSFPWIVFAVALAGVVIGLILRRTRPDIYARFGQ, encoded by the coding sequence ATGAATGAACCCTACTCTCCGACGCGTTTGCTCGACGCGGAGAACCCCGTGGAACTGAAGGGCAATACGCTGGGCTTGTGGCAGATCGTGTTTCTCGTGATTTCCGCGGCGGCGCCGCTTACCGGCATGCTCGGTGCGGTGCCGCCCGCCATCAGTCTGGGCAATGGTGCAGGGATTCCGGGCGCATTCGTGATTGCCGGTATCGTGCTGCTGATTTTCAGCGTGGGCTTTGCGTCGATGAGCCGGCATGTGGTGCGCGCCGGTGCGTTTTACGCGTACATCACCGCCGGACTCGGACGGCCAATAGGCATGGCCGGTGCACTGGTCGCGCTGATGTCGTACACCTTCATCCAGATCGCGCTGTATGGCCTGTTTGGATTTTTCTGCACGGTGATTCTTTCTCCACTGCTACACACCGCCATGCCCTGGTATGGCTATTCGCTCATCTGCGTGGCGGTGGTGCAATTCACCGGTATTCGCGGCATCGATCTGAATAGCCGCTTGCTCGGCGTGCTGATGTGTCTCGAACTGGGCATTCTGCTGCTGCTCGCGATTGCGATCGTCGTGCATGGCGGCGGCCCGAACGGCCTCACGCTCGCACCGCTTACGCCGGAGCATGTGTTCAGCGGCCACCTTGGCATTGCAGTGATGTTCGCCTTCGCCTCGTTTATCGGCTTCGAAGCGACGGCGATTTACGGTAAGGAATGCCGTGATCCGAAAGTGACCGTGCCGCGTGCAACGTATGTATCGGTGATGCTGATTCTCGTGTTCTTCGCCTTCGTCACGTGGACGATTGTTTGCGCGTACGGACTGAACGACGTGGTCGCGGTCGCGACGAAGCAGCCCGGCGACTTCTGGTTCATTCAATCCGGCAAGTACCTGGGCGGTGCGGTGACGACGGTGATGAGCTTCCTGTTGCTCAGCAGTATCTTCGCGAGTCTGTTGTCGTTTCATAACACGCTGGTGCGCTATATCCACGCACTGAGCATGGAGGGCATCCTGCCGCAAGTGCTTAACCGGGTGCACGAAAAATACCGTTCGCCATATGTGGCGAGCTATCTGCAAACACTCTCGGTGTGCGTTCTGCTCGGGCTGTTCATCGCAGCAGGCAGCGATGCGTTCAACATCGTATTCAGCTGGAGTTCGGCGCTCGGCACGATCGGGATCGTGATGCTGCAAGCCGTGACGAGTTTTTCCGTTATCGCGTTCTTCCGCAAGACGCGCAAGGACACGCGTGTGTGGCACTCGTTTGTCGCGCCCCTCATGGGCGGCATCGGCCTGCTGTATATCGGCGTGATTCTGGTGCGCAATCTCGATGCGCTCAGCGGCTCCGATAGCCCGATCGTCAAGTCTTTCCCCTGGATCGTATTCGCGGTGGCGCTCGCCGGCGTCGTGATCGGTCTGATTCTGCGCCGCACGCGGCCGGATATCTACGCGCGCTTCGGGCAGTAA